One region of Exiguobacterium acetylicum genomic DNA includes:
- the trpA gene encoding tryptophan synthase subunit alpha, with product MRLETAIRTVTSKGEKAFIPYVMGGDGGIDQLPEILSFLAESGATAIEVGVPFSDPVADGPVIQEAGLRALEANVGLKDVLEAVRVARQTVDVPVVLMTYLNPIFRYGLTAFLATCREVGVDGLIIPDLPLEQSEQFFEQEDKSEIALVQLVSLTSPMERIQKIADKSEGFLYAVTVNGTTGGQTTFDTALEDHLANVAANSPVPVLAGFGISTPEHVKQLSRPVSGVIVGSKIVDLLHQNDRETIQQLMAARLAATPSH from the coding sequence ATGCGATTAGAAACAGCCATTCGTACCGTTACGAGCAAAGGGGAGAAAGCCTTCATTCCGTACGTCATGGGGGGAGATGGAGGAATCGATCAACTCCCGGAGATCCTGTCGTTTCTCGCTGAATCCGGAGCGACAGCGATTGAAGTCGGTGTTCCGTTTTCGGATCCGGTTGCTGACGGTCCGGTCATTCAAGAAGCGGGACTCCGGGCGCTAGAAGCGAACGTCGGACTGAAGGATGTCCTCGAGGCAGTTCGCGTTGCTCGTCAGACCGTCGATGTTCCGGTCGTCTTGATGACGTACTTGAACCCGATTTTCCGCTACGGATTAACGGCGTTTCTAGCGACATGTCGCGAAGTCGGGGTCGACGGACTGATCATTCCCGATCTCCCACTTGAGCAGAGCGAACAGTTCTTCGAACAAGAAGATAAGTCGGAAATCGCACTCGTCCAGCTCGTCTCCTTGACGAGTCCGATGGAGCGGATCCAAAAGATTGCCGATAAAAGTGAAGGATTCCTCTATGCGGTCACGGTCAACGGAACGACAGGCGGACAGACGACGTTTGATACGGCGCTTGAAGACCACTTAGCGAACGTCGCAGCAAATAGTCCAGTACCAGTCCTTGCTGGGTTCGGGATCAGTACACCGGAACATGTCAAACAATTAAGTCGCCCAGTCTCGGGTGTCATCGTCGGTAGTAAAATCGTCGACTTACTCCATCAGAACGATCGAGAAACGATTCAACAGTTGATGGCAGCACGTCTTGCGGCGACGCCGTCACATTAA
- a CDS encoding phosphoribosylanthranilate isomerase codes for MTRIKFCGLREREHVEAAVRLADYIGFVFAKSKRQVTLEEAARLRRDIPSTVQVVGVFVSPTYQQVTDAVEQVTLDLVQIHGTIPDGNLPVPIIQAIPVTDIAEVEQQTEYLLVDAPVAGSGETFDWSRDIQADRPLFIAGGLTAGNVREAIKRYHPFAVDVSSGIETDGRKDPIKMQAFADAVKEREA; via the coding sequence ATGACACGGATTAAGTTCTGTGGTCTCCGGGAAAGAGAACATGTCGAAGCGGCAGTTCGCTTAGCGGACTACATCGGCTTCGTCTTTGCTAAAAGCAAACGACAGGTAACTCTAGAAGAGGCGGCGCGTCTTAGACGCGACATTCCGAGTACGGTCCAGGTTGTCGGTGTCTTCGTCTCCCCGACTTACCAGCAGGTGACCGACGCCGTCGAACAAGTCACGCTAGATCTCGTCCAAATTCATGGGACGATCCCGGACGGCAATCTACCGGTTCCGATCATTCAAGCGATTCCCGTGACGGACATCGCAGAAGTAGAGCAACAGACGGAGTATTTGCTCGTCGACGCACCGGTTGCTGGAAGTGGCGAGACATTCGACTGGTCACGAGACATTCAAGCCGATCGTCCACTATTCATTGCCGGTGGCTTGACAGCAGGAAACGTAAGAGAAGCAATCAAACGATATCACCCGTTCGCCGTTGATGTCTCAAGTGGCATCGAGACGGATGGACGGAAAGATCCCATCAAAATGCAGGCATTCGCAGATGCCGTAAAGGAGAGAGAAGCATGA
- a CDS encoding GNAT family N-acetyltransferase, protein MIRTSRTPDLPVLLSLTAETFEHHKRLSSHFNPDVLTPYTLDSLGQMLDSEQHLCLTAFNGDDITGYLFGKWTAPAANRFTPVRILNITDIGVNASHRSSGIGRQLMQAAEELALERGVAAVRLNVWAVNDRAATFYEELGFEPLYTNLQKSLVQQ, encoded by the coding sequence TCCTTGACGGCAGAGACGTTCGAGCATCATAAGCGGTTATCGTCTCATTTTAATCCGGATGTTTTGACGCCATACACGCTCGATTCCTTAGGACAAATGCTCGATTCAGAACAACACCTTTGTCTGACGGCATTCAACGGAGACGACATCACCGGTTACTTGTTCGGTAAATGGACGGCTCCAGCAGCCAATCGATTCACACCTGTCCGAATCTTGAACATTACCGATATCGGTGTCAATGCTTCCCATCGTTCATCCGGAATTGGTCGTCAGTTGATGCAGGCGGCAGAAGAGCTCGCGCTCGAACGAGGTGTGGCTGCGGTTCGATTGAACGTCTGGGCGGTCAACGATCGTGCTGCCACGTTTTACGAGGAACTTGGATTCGAGCCGCTGTATACCAACTTGCAAAAGTCGCTCGTTCAACAGTGA
- the trpD gene encoding anthranilate phosphoribosyltransferase codes for MKETLLKLAEAKHLRYEEMQQAARELFAEDVTDSEIAAFLVALKAKGETAEELAGLASIMREVALDIPVTGDFMDNCGTGGDGSQSFNISTTAAFVLAGAGMKVAKHGNRSVSSKTGSADVLEALGVSLDATPERLAEQLESNGIAFLFAQRMHPRVKQIMKVRRDLRIPTIFNLIGPLTNPVPLKTQLLGIYREDMLETMALTLHRLGRKRAIVLHGANGMDEASLAGTNQLVLLDEGELIRFSLHPEEVGLKTAPLEAIRGGSAQENAAILLQVLGGEHGAYRDTVLLNAGIALFAANRAKTIEEGIALAADSIDSGRAMERLNQLRQMTREEAIG; via the coding sequence ATGAAAGAGACGTTATTGAAATTAGCAGAAGCAAAACATTTACGATATGAAGAGATGCAACAGGCAGCACGCGAACTGTTTGCAGAAGACGTGACCGATAGCGAAATTGCCGCTTTTCTCGTCGCATTGAAAGCAAAAGGTGAGACTGCAGAAGAACTAGCCGGTCTCGCTTCAATCATGCGCGAGGTCGCCCTCGACATTCCGGTCACCGGCGATTTCATGGATAACTGCGGCACGGGAGGCGACGGCTCACAATCGTTCAACATCAGTACGACAGCCGCCTTCGTCCTAGCCGGTGCCGGCATGAAAGTCGCAAAGCACGGAAATCGGAGTGTCTCGAGTAAAACAGGCAGCGCTGATGTGCTCGAAGCACTCGGGGTTTCACTTGATGCGACACCAGAACGTTTAGCAGAACAGCTCGAGTCGAACGGAATCGCCTTCTTGTTTGCGCAACGGATGCACCCACGCGTTAAGCAAATCATGAAGGTCCGACGCGATCTGCGGATTCCGACGATCTTTAACTTGATCGGACCGTTGACGAATCCGGTTCCACTCAAGACACAACTTTTAGGAATTTACCGGGAGGATATGCTCGAGACGATGGCGTTGACTTTACATCGCCTCGGTCGGAAGCGGGCAATCGTCTTGCATGGTGCGAATGGAATGGATGAGGCTTCTCTTGCCGGAACGAACCAACTCGTCTTACTCGACGAAGGGGAGCTGATCCGCTTCAGTCTTCATCCGGAGGAAGTCGGACTGAAGACCGCACCGCTTGAAGCGATTCGCGGAGGTAGTGCACAAGAGAATGCGGCGATTTTACTGCAAGTCCTTGGTGGTGAGCATGGTGCTTATCGCGACACGGTCCTACTCAATGCCGGAATTGCCCTCTTTGCAGCAAATCGGGCGAAGACGATCGAAGAAGGGATCGCCTTAGCAGCGGATAGCATCGACTCAGGACGGGCGATGGAACGATTGAACCAATTACGACAAATGACACGGGAGGAAGCAATCGGATGA
- a CDS encoding anthranilate synthase component II, translating into MIVLIDNYDSFTYNLYQYASVYTDVHVIRNDAVSIEELREMKPDGIILSPGPGRPADAGICIDLIRQLSGQVPILGVCLGHQAIGEAFGGHVVEAPVIMHGKTSMIRQSGQLFDEMTETLEVMRYHSLIVARNDLPTELVITAETDDRTIMALEHRTHPTFGIQFHPESVGTPQGQQMIKRFIELTKE; encoded by the coding sequence ATGATCGTCCTAATTGATAATTATGATTCTTTTACCTATAACCTATACCAATACGCATCCGTTTATACGGACGTTCACGTCATCCGAAACGATGCGGTCAGCATCGAAGAACTACGCGAGATGAAACCAGACGGTATCATCCTCTCACCCGGTCCCGGTCGTCCGGCTGACGCAGGCATCTGTATCGATCTCATTCGACAATTATCGGGTCAAGTACCGATTCTCGGTGTCTGTCTCGGACATCAGGCAATCGGCGAAGCATTCGGAGGACACGTCGTCGAAGCACCGGTCATCATGCACGGGAAGACATCGATGATTCGACAATCGGGACAACTCTTCGACGAAATGACGGAAACGTTAGAGGTCATGCGTTATCATTCGCTGATCGTCGCTCGAAACGACTTACCGACGGAGCTCGTCATCACAGCAGAAACGGATGACCGGACGATTATGGCACTCGAGCACCGGACGCATCCGACCTTCGGAATCCAGTTCCATCCTGAATCCGTCGGAACACCACAAGGACAGCAGATGATTAAACGATTCATTGAATTGACAAAGGAGTGA
- the trpC gene encoding indole-3-glycerol phosphate synthase TrpC, which yields MNILDRIIETKRTEVLQLKLNGVERISRETLKPSIKQRLAGADLSVIAEIKRASPSKGAIALDVDVVAQAKQYEASGATVISVLTDETYFKGSMDDLAAVAAAVDIPVLCKDFIIDRVQIDRAKAHGARLILLIVAALEQETLADLYAYAYAEGLEVLVEVHDEEELRRAEAICAQIIGINNRNLKKFEVDLQTSVGLLEQKQPDVRYISESGIKTVEEARLLHAAGADGILVGETLMRADDPQVFIREVSGVRV from the coding sequence ATGAATATCTTAGATCGCATCATCGAAACAAAACGAACAGAAGTCCTGCAATTAAAATTAAACGGGGTCGAACGGATCAGTCGGGAGACATTGAAGCCGTCGATTAAGCAACGACTAGCGGGAGCGGATTTATCCGTCATCGCGGAAATCAAACGAGCGTCGCCATCAAAAGGTGCCATCGCACTCGACGTCGACGTCGTCGCTCAGGCAAAACAATATGAAGCGAGTGGGGCGACTGTCATCTCCGTCTTGACGGACGAGACGTACTTCAAAGGATCGATGGACGATTTAGCGGCAGTCGCTGCAGCAGTCGACATCCCGGTACTTTGTAAGGATTTCATCATCGACCGGGTTCAGATCGACCGGGCAAAAGCACATGGGGCACGGTTGATTCTCTTGATCGTCGCCGCTCTCGAGCAGGAGACGCTTGCTGACTTGTATGCGTATGCTTACGCGGAAGGACTTGAGGTCTTAGTCGAAGTCCATGACGAAGAGGAATTACGCCGGGCAGAGGCGATCTGTGCGCAAATCATCGGCATCAACAACCGCAACTTGAAGAAGTTCGAAGTCGATTTACAGACATCGGTCGGATTACTCGAACAGAAACAACCGGACGTTCGGTATATCAGTGAGAGTGGCATCAAGACGGTCGAGGAAGCACGATTGTTACATGCTGCCGGTGCAGACGGGATCCTCGTCGGTGAGACATTGATGCGGGCAGACGATCCACAAGTCTTCATCCGAGAAGTGAGTGGCGTTCGCGTATGA
- the trpE gene encoding anthranilate synthase component I — translation MVQTDTLIIEQLELNGDEMTPIMIFQQLSGTQKCLLESSAHTDQGRYSIIGVDPVEMIRAEGRTVTREQLTTGQLTQETGDPVRLMQQMILRGGIEEDLPFLAGGIGYVGYDMMRAYETLGAVPERTRQLPDALLAVYDQIILFDHLEHRVHLIQTSLGGITDRDELRQRLAERKAQLEQPRERTDIERPLRDVVYEPLMDQETFEGLVEQAKRHIRQGDVFQLVLSQRLDATFSGDPFQFYRKLRKDNPSPYLFYIDLGEAIVLGASPESLVQVKGNRVTTNPIAGTRRRGKTKAEDERLAEELLHDEKERAEHRMLVDLGRNDLGRICQIGTVEVTRFMQIERFKNVMHLVSVVEGTLADGKTGADALVSCLPAGTVTGAPKIRAMQLIDQYEQVKREVYAGAVGYFDVRGNMDFALAIRTMVIKDGVASVQAGAGIVYDSIPRLEYQETLHKAKSLLEVWK, via the coding sequence ATGGTTCAGACAGACACACTTATCATCGAACAACTTGAACTAAACGGCGACGAGATGACGCCGATCATGATTTTTCAACAACTGAGCGGAACACAGAAATGTTTGCTTGAAAGTTCCGCGCATACGGATCAAGGACGGTATTCGATCATCGGTGTCGATCCGGTGGAGATGATTCGGGCAGAGGGACGAACCGTGACACGGGAACAATTGACGACAGGTCAATTGACGCAGGAAACGGGTGATCCGGTACGGCTGATGCAACAGATGATCCTCCGAGGTGGCATCGAAGAAGACCTTCCGTTTTTAGCGGGTGGGATCGGATATGTCGGTTACGACATGATGCGCGCCTATGAAACACTCGGAGCTGTTCCTGAGCGAACGCGCCAACTACCGGACGCGCTACTCGCTGTATACGACCAAATCATCCTGTTCGATCATCTCGAACATCGTGTTCATTTGATTCAGACGTCGCTCGGCGGCATCACCGATCGTGATGAATTACGTCAACGTCTAGCAGAACGGAAAGCACAACTCGAGCAACCACGGGAGCGAACGGACATCGAGCGACCACTTCGGGATGTCGTCTACGAACCGTTGATGGATCAAGAGACGTTTGAAGGGCTCGTCGAGCAAGCGAAGAGACATATTCGGCAAGGAGACGTCTTCCAACTGGTTCTCTCGCAACGCCTCGATGCGACGTTCTCAGGTGACCCGTTCCAGTTTTACCGGAAGCTCCGCAAGGATAATCCGAGTCCCTATCTCTTTTATATCGACTTAGGTGAAGCAATCGTACTCGGGGCCTCCCCGGAAAGTTTGGTTCAAGTCAAAGGGAATCGCGTGACGACGAATCCGATTGCCGGCACACGCCGCCGGGGGAAGACGAAAGCGGAGGACGAACGGCTGGCAGAGGAGTTGTTGCACGATGAGAAGGAACGGGCCGAGCACCGGATGCTCGTTGATCTTGGACGAAACGACTTAGGACGGATTTGTCAGATCGGTACCGTCGAGGTGACGCGATTCATGCAAATCGAGCGCTTCAAGAACGTCATGCACCTCGTTTCTGTCGTTGAAGGGACGTTAGCAGACGGAAAGACCGGCGCAGATGCACTCGTCTCTTGTCTACCGGCTGGGACGGTCACGGGAGCTCCGAAAATTCGAGCGATGCAGTTGATTGACCAGTACGAACAGGTGAAACGAGAAGTATATGCCGGGGCGGTCGGCTATTTCGATGTTCGGGGAAATATGGATTTCGCCCTCGCGATCCGGACGATGGTGATCAAGGATGGTGTCGCTTCTGTTCAAGCAGGGGCTGGTATCGTCTACGATTCGATTCCACGCCTCGAGTACCAGGAGACGTTACACAAAGCGAAATCACTACTGGAGGTTTGGAAATGA
- the trpB gene encoding tryptophan synthase subunit beta, with product MSYAQPDTLGQYGKYGGRYIPETLMHAVIELEEAYATVKEDPAFQARMDELLKEYVGRETPLYFAEHLTQTIGGAKIYLKREDLNHTGAHKINNTIGQALLAERMGKRKIVAETGAGQHGVATATVCALLDLECVIFMGEEDVRRQELNVFRMELLGATVIPVTQGSRTLKDAVNEALRYWVKHVEDTHYLMGSVLGPHPFPQLVRDFQAVIGKETRRQIIEKEGRLPEAIVACVGGGSNAIGMFHPFIDDTDVKLYGIEAAGSGIDTEKHAATMTKGEVGVLHGSMMYLLQDAHGQVQEAHSISAGLDYPGVGPEHSLLKDIGRVQYEAVTDEQALEALQLLSRKEGIIPALESAHAIAYATQLAAEMDKEEILVICLSGRGDKDVVTVRNALKGEA from the coding sequence ATGAGCTACGCACAACCGGATACACTCGGACAATACGGTAAATACGGAGGGCGCTACATCCCGGAAACATTGATGCATGCAGTGATCGAACTTGAAGAAGCTTACGCAACCGTAAAAGAAGATCCAGCATTTCAAGCGCGAATGGACGAATTGCTGAAAGAATATGTCGGACGTGAAACACCACTTTATTTTGCCGAACATTTGACGCAAACGATTGGTGGCGCAAAGATCTACTTGAAACGAGAAGACTTGAACCATACCGGTGCCCATAAAATCAACAATACGATTGGTCAAGCGTTACTGGCTGAACGGATGGGGAAACGAAAAATCGTTGCTGAGACAGGGGCAGGACAACACGGTGTCGCGACAGCGACGGTCTGTGCCTTACTCGATCTCGAATGTGTCATCTTCATGGGCGAAGAGGACGTCCGTCGTCAAGAATTGAACGTCTTCCGGATGGAGTTACTTGGAGCAACCGTCATCCCGGTCACACAAGGCAGTCGGACACTCAAAGATGCCGTCAATGAAGCACTCCGCTACTGGGTCAAACATGTCGAAGACACGCATTACTTGATGGGTTCTGTTCTCGGACCACACCCATTCCCGCAACTCGTCCGTGATTTCCAAGCGGTCATCGGAAAAGAGACACGACGCCAAATCATCGAAAAAGAGGGGCGTCTACCAGAGGCGATCGTCGCTTGTGTCGGCGGCGGTAGTAATGCGATCGGGATGTTCCACCCGTTCATCGATGATACAGATGTAAAATTGTATGGCATTGAAGCGGCGGGCAGCGGAATCGACACAGAAAAACACGCAGCGACGATGACAAAAGGAGAGGTCGGTGTCTTGCACGGCTCGATGATGTATCTCTTACAGGATGCCCATGGTCAAGTACAAGAAGCGCACTCGATCTCAGCTGGACTCGATTACCCGGGTGTCGGACCGGAGCATAGCTTGCTAAAAGATATCGGTCGCGTCCAATATGAAGCGGTGACCGATGAACAAGCACTCGAAGCACTTCAGCTGTTAAGCCGCAAGGAGGGAATCATCCCGGCACTTGAGTCGGCACACGCCATTGCCTATGCGACTCAACTCGCTGCAGAGATGGACAAGGAAGAGATTCTCGTCATCTGCTTATCAGGACGGGGCGACAAAGACGTCGTCACTGTCAGAAACGCACTAAAGGGGGAAGCGTGA